One part of the Anopheles coustani chromosome 2, idAnoCousDA_361_x.2, whole genome shotgun sequence genome encodes these proteins:
- the LOC131262365 gene encoding actin-5, muscle-specific-like produces MDDDETPAVVIDNGSYTIKAGLTGDDDPKRSVRTILELTEQADGSVTKCIGGRSGSPAGRVIYPIERGVPTDWDALESVWEYTLRDVLKVAPEEHKILLTERPLSAPANREKAVQIVFEKLGAPATYLSIQALLALYAAGRLSGTVVDVGEGLTSIVPIYKNSPVREAIVNLELAGSDMVEYLAGALALTDRETVREVLHKVCTVSADLAKEATSVTVAYRAPDGRTVTVGKERFLSGEALFNPGAIGHRQDKALPDLIVQSLMSCKENTRKDLFANVILAGGSVMLGGFGERMQTELGARVPAPLRCKVIAPQNPALSVWAGGCLLAQSPMFQHMWITKQDYEEFGAGIVHRKCS; encoded by the coding sequence aTGGACGACGACGAGACGCCCGCCGTTGTCATCGATAACGGAAGCTACACGATCAAGGCCGGCCTCACCGGAGACGACGATCCGAAGCGCTCGGTACGGACCATCTTGGAGCTGACCGAGCAGGCTGATGGCTCGGTGACGAAGTGCATCGGTGGCCGGTCGGGGTCGCCGGCGGGTCGGGTGATTTACCCCATCGAGCGGGGCGTTCCGACCGACTGGGACGCACTGGAAAGCGTGTGGGAGTACACGCTGCGGGACGTGCTGAAGGTGGCACCCGAAGAGCACAAGATCTTGCTCACCGAAAGGCCGCTGAGTGCGCCGGCGAACCGTGAGAAGGCGGTTCAGATAGTGTTTGAAAAGTTGGGTGCCCCGGCCACGTATCTGTCAATTCAGGCGCTGCTGGCGCTGTACGCGGCGGGTCGGCTGAGTGGGACCGTGGTCGATGTCGGCGAGGGACTGACCAGTATCGTGCCCATCTACAAGAATTCGCCCGTGCGCGAGGCAATCGTGAACCTCGAGCTAGCGGGCAGCGATATGGTGGAGTATCTGGCCGGTGCGTTAGCCTTGACCGACCGGGAGACGGTCCGGGAGGTGCTGCACAAAGTGTGCACTGTCAGTGCGGATCTCGCGAAGGAAGCCACTTCGGTGACGGTTGCGTACAGAGCTCCCGATGGCAGGACCGTCACGGTTGGCAAAGAACGGTTTCTCAGCGGGGAAGCGCTGTTCAACCCCGGGGCGATTGGTCATCGGCAGGACAAAGCACTGCCCGATCTCATCGTGCAGTCTTTGATGAGCTGCAAGGAGAACACCCGAAAGGATTTATTCGCAAACGTCATCCTGGCCGGTGGATCGGTCATGCTCGGCGGGTTCGGCGAGCGGATGCAGACGGAACTAGGTGCCCGGGTTCCTGCGCCACTCCGGTGCAAAGTGATTGCTCCCCAGAATCCCGCACTGTCGGTGTGGGCTGGTGGGTGCTTGTTGGCGCAGAGTCCCATGTTCCAGCATATGTGGATAACGAAGCAGGACTACGAGGAGTTCGGTGCTGGAATCGTGCATCGCAAGTGCAGTTAA